One part of the Algibacter sp. L1A34 genome encodes these proteins:
- a CDS encoding acetyl-CoA carboxylase biotin carboxyl carrier protein subunit, with product MSKHFITKVNDNQIFEISQDNISALDAIKTSKNKLHILHQNKSYKAEISKCDFLEKSYTIEVNNNIYRVNISDGLDLLIKEMGFESTASKHINELKAPMPGLILEVFVEIEQDVKEGDPLLILEAMKMENIITSPRDGKIKSISAVKGDAVEKNYLLIEFE from the coding sequence ATGAGCAAACATTTTATCACGAAAGTAAACGATAATCAGATTTTCGAAATTTCTCAAGACAATATATCTGCTTTAGATGCCATAAAAACATCTAAAAACAAACTGCATATCCTTCACCAAAACAAATCGTATAAAGCAGAAATCTCAAAATGTGATTTCCTTGAAAAATCTTATACTATCGAAGTAAATAACAACATCTACAGAGTCAATATTTCTGACGGATTAGATCTTCTTATAAAAGAAATGGGGTTTGAAAGCACTGCATCCAAACACATAAATGAATTAAAAGCTCCAATGCCTGGTTTAATTTTAGAAGTTTTTGTTGAAATAGAACAAGACGTTAAAGAAGGTGATCCGCTTTTAATTTTAGAAGCTATGAAAATGGAAAATATTATCACTTCACCAAGAGATGGAAAAATTAAATCTATTTCCGCAGTAAAAGGTGATGCTGTCGAAAAAAACTATTTATTAATTGAATTTGAATAA
- a CDS encoding YceI family protein, giving the protein MRNSIKNLALVAFVALFTFSFTAIEKEQKEIKTENSKLVWKGYKVTGSHEGTIDIQSGSLIFEGDKLTGGNIVINMATIASTDLEGEYKGKLEGHLKSDDFFGVETHSTSTLEFTEVKASGKNSYNVIGNLTIKGKTNPVNFAISIYGNKATASLKVDRTKYDVKYGSASFFDGLKDKAIYDEFDLVADLEF; this is encoded by the coding sequence ATGAGAAATTCAATTAAAAATTTAGCACTTGTTGCTTTTGTAGCCTTGTTTACATTTTCTTTTACAGCTATCGAAAAAGAACAAAAAGAGATTAAAACAGAAAACAGTAAATTAGTTTGGAAAGGCTATAAAGTTACAGGTTCTCATGAAGGAACAATAGATATTCAATCTGGTTCATTAATTTTTGAAGGTGATAAGTTAACTGGTGGAAACATTGTAATAAATATGGCTACTATTGCTTCGACCGATTTAGAAGGTGAGTATAAAGGAAAGCTTGAAGGACATTTAAAGTCTGATGATTTCTTTGGAGTAGAAACACATAGTACATCAACTTTAGAGTTTACAGAAGTAAAAGCATCGGGTAAAAACTCGTATAACGTTATTGGAAATCTAACCATAAAAGGAAAAACAAACCCGGTAAACTTCGCCATTTCTATCTATGGAAATAAAGCAACAGCAAGTTTAAAAGTTGATAGAACAAAATATGATGTAAAATATGGTTCTGCAAGCTTTTTTGATGGTTTAAAAGACAAAGCGATTTACGATGAATTCGATTTAGTTGCAGATTTAGAGTTTTAA
- a CDS encoding T9SS type A sorting domain-containing protein, translating to MNTKFLFIFALLMFQSMQAQDLSIGYKANDLEQHPMQALSKPEYLSAVTDPSFPSTKIRRISEATNGDFIAPMYNSTQAWNADESLMIVYGGGTHKLLNGENYKFIRDLTDINPDDVETVFWHFFDPDVLFYIDNTTTDLVNYNVKTNVKNVLVNLRLASGCDTGITGGNDVQMMSWDSDVISFRCGNEAAYYYRISTETLTQFNIENIEYIAPMPFPSGNLFYHKGDVYDASGNYVLSFNLNNGTEHSCIGRLSNGDDAYFTVGYEEGPNGGCQGTLVAHNAITGHCISVTPVSDYGYPKTGTHISALAHKNSEGGWVAVSCIGFQEDGVQLLDQEIFIAKVNEFDSDVYRVAHHRSDENDIDYWGEPHVTISPTGTRLLFGSDWSGDEDGKSVDSYVAELNGLSLSVNSLDNISLIVYPNPTTDRLHVESKEVLIKFQIFDIQGQLVFKSPLDNTNIIDVSKLTSGMYFIELQNELGNKKSLKFIKQ from the coding sequence ATGAATACAAAATTCCTTTTTATTTTCGCATTGTTGATGTTTCAATCTATGCAGGCTCAAGATCTATCTATTGGCTATAAGGCTAATGATTTGGAGCAACATCCTATGCAAGCTTTGAGTAAGCCAGAGTATTTAAGTGCGGTTACAGATCCATCATTCCCAAGTACTAAAATTAGAAGAATTTCCGAAGCAACAAATGGTGATTTTATTGCGCCTATGTACAATTCTACTCAAGCATGGAATGCCGATGAAAGTTTAATGATTGTTTACGGTGGTGGTACTCATAAACTTTTAAATGGTGAAAATTATAAGTTTATTAGGGATTTAACCGATATTAATCCAGATGATGTAGAAACTGTTTTTTGGCACTTTTTCGATCCCGATGTGCTGTTTTATATAGATAATACAACCACTGATCTTGTTAATTATAATGTTAAAACTAATGTGAAAAATGTATTAGTAAACCTTCGATTAGCGTCTGGGTGTGATACGGGCATTACTGGAGGTAACGATGTGCAAATGATGTCTTGGGATTCTGATGTAATAAGTTTTCGTTGTGGTAATGAGGCCGCATATTATTATCGTATTTCTACGGAAACGTTAACTCAATTTAATATTGAAAATATAGAATATATTGCTCCAATGCCTTTTCCTAGCGGGAATTTGTTTTATCATAAAGGAGATGTTTATGATGCGAGCGGAAATTATGTATTATCGTTTAATCTTAATAATGGAACCGAACATTCTTGCATAGGGAGGTTAAGTAATGGTGATGATGCCTATTTTACTGTTGGATATGAAGAAGGTCCAAATGGAGGTTGCCAAGGTACTTTGGTCGCTCATAATGCTATTACAGGGCATTGTATTTCTGTAACACCTGTTAGTGATTATGGTTATCCAAAAACAGGAACACATATTTCTGCGTTAGCACATAAAAATAGTGAAGGCGGTTGGGTTGCTGTATCGTGTATTGGGTTCCAGGAAGATGGCGTACAGCTATTAGATCAAGAAATTTTTATAGCAAAAGTGAATGAATTCGATTCTGATGTTTATCGTGTAGCACACCATAGAAGTGATGAAAATGATATTGATTATTGGGGAGAACCACATGTAACTATTAGTCCTACAGGAACTCGTTTGTTGTTCGGTAGTGATTGGAGTGGTGATGAAGATGGTAAATCGGTAGATAGTTATGTTGCGGAATTAAATGGGCTTTCTCTATCTGTAAATAGTTTAGATAATATCAGTTTGATAGTGTATCCAAACCCTACTACTGATAGGTTGCATGTTGAATCGAAAGAGGTTTTGATTAAATTTCAAATTTTCGATATTCAAGGGCAATTAGTTTTCAAATCACCTTTAGATAATACAAATATTATTGATGTATCTAAACTTACGAGTGGTATGTATTTTATTGAATTACAAAATGAGTTAGGAAACAAGAAATCTCTTAAATTTATAAAACAATAG
- a CDS encoding Crp/Fnr family transcriptional regulator, giving the protein MNIQPLLDYIKSLIDLTPKEEAFLESKVTYRKYLKGQYVIQQGDICKYECFVISGCTKTFYLDQEGQEHMVMFAIENWWTADMGSFISQTPADYNVQCLENTELILFAYDELEELYAEIPKLERLFRQIVERAFVASQKRIVRNFSLTAKERYLYFKSQYTQIEERIPQYLVASFLGITKEFLSKIKSQLAIEN; this is encoded by the coding sequence ATGAACATACAACCACTTTTAGATTACATAAAAAGTCTAATTGATTTAACACCAAAAGAGGAAGCTTTTTTGGAGTCTAAAGTAACTTATAGAAAATATTTAAAAGGGCAATATGTTATACAACAAGGCGATATTTGTAAGTATGAATGTTTTGTGATTTCTGGCTGTACAAAAACATTTTATTTAGATCAAGAAGGGCAAGAACACATGGTTATGTTCGCTATTGAAAATTGGTGGACTGCAGATATGGGAAGTTTTATATCCCAAACTCCTGCCGATTATAATGTGCAATGTCTTGAAAATACTGAGCTTATTTTGTTTGCTTATGATGAGTTGGAGGAATTGTATGCCGAAATTCCAAAATTAGAACGTTTGTTTAGGCAAATTGTTGAGCGTGCCTTTGTGGCTTCTCAAAAACGAATTGTTAGAAATTTTAGTCTCACCGCAAAAGAGCGCTACTTATATTTTAAAAGCCAATATACTCAAATAGAAGAGCGTATTCCGCAGTATTTGGTGGCATCATTTCTTGGTATAACGAAAGAGTTTTTGAGTAAAATTAAAAGTCAATTAGCCATAGAAAATTAG
- a CDS encoding acyl-CoA carboxylase subunit beta: MDPKINKLNERIDQAHLGGGQKRIDKQHAKKKLTARERVNYIMDEGSFEETGMLVTHRTTDFGMENEVYYGDGVITGYGTINERLVYIYAQDFTVFGGALSETHAEKICKIMDLAVKVGAPIIGLNDSGGARIQEGVRSLGGYADIFFRNVQTSGVIPQISAIMGPCAGGAVYSPAMTDFTLMVENTSYMFVTGPNVVKTVTNEEVSSEDLGGAHTHATKSGVAHKTSANDIECLEDLKKLLSYIPQNNTETPKHLEFNLKDEVRDVLTNIIPNNANKPYDMHAVISGIIDTDSFYEIHKDYAENIIVGFARLGGRSIGIVANQPQFLAGVLDVNSSKKAARFTRFCDCFNIPLLVLVDVPGFLPGTDQEWNGIIVNGAKLLYALSEATVPRITVITRKAYGGAYDVMNSKHIGADFNFAWPGAEIAVMGAKGASEIIFKKEISSAKNPSEKLAEKEAEYAEKFANPYRAAQRGFIDEVILPKNTRRKLIKTFTMLENKEVNVPKRKHGNIPM; the protein is encoded by the coding sequence ATGGATCCAAAAATAAACAAACTCAACGAACGTATTGACCAAGCCCATTTAGGGGGCGGACAAAAACGTATAGACAAACAGCACGCCAAAAAAAAACTAACAGCAAGAGAACGTGTTAATTATATAATGGACGAAGGTTCTTTTGAAGAAACAGGCATGTTAGTTACCCACCGAACTACCGATTTTGGTATGGAAAACGAAGTCTATTATGGCGATGGTGTCATTACAGGTTACGGGACTATTAATGAAAGATTGGTTTATATTTACGCTCAAGATTTTACGGTTTTTGGTGGTGCCTTATCGGAAACACATGCAGAAAAAATATGTAAAATCATGGATTTAGCTGTAAAAGTTGGTGCTCCAATTATTGGTTTAAACGATTCTGGCGGTGCTCGAATTCAAGAAGGCGTGCGTTCACTTGGTGGTTATGCCGATATTTTTTTTAGAAACGTTCAGACTTCAGGAGTCATTCCTCAAATCTCAGCTATTATGGGCCCTTGCGCTGGTGGTGCCGTATATTCTCCAGCCATGACAGATTTCACATTAATGGTTGAGAACACGAGTTATATGTTTGTAACAGGACCAAATGTGGTAAAAACGGTTACCAATGAAGAAGTTAGTAGCGAAGATTTAGGAGGTGCACACACACACGCTACAAAATCGGGTGTTGCCCACAAAACCTCAGCAAACGATATTGAATGTCTAGAAGATTTAAAAAAACTATTAAGTTACATCCCGCAAAATAACACTGAAACTCCAAAACATTTAGAATTCAATTTAAAAGATGAGGTTCGTGATGTATTAACAAATATTATTCCCAACAATGCGAATAAACCTTACGATATGCACGCCGTAATTTCTGGAATTATTGATACTGATTCTTTTTACGAAATTCATAAAGATTATGCTGAAAATATAATTGTTGGTTTTGCACGCTTAGGCGGACGAAGTATTGGTATTGTTGCCAACCAACCCCAATTTTTAGCAGGTGTTTTAGATGTTAATAGTTCTAAAAAAGCAGCAAGATTCACACGCTTTTGCGATTGTTTCAATATCCCCTTATTGGTTTTAGTTGATGTTCCTGGGTTTCTTCCCGGTACCGATCAAGAATGGAACGGTATTATTGTAAACGGCGCAAAACTACTTTATGCTTTAAGCGAAGCTACTGTGCCACGCATAACCGTAATTACTCGCAAAGCTTATGGTGGCGCTTACGATGTTATGAACTCTAAACACATAGGTGCCGATTTTAATTTTGCATGGCCAGGAGCCGAAATTGCTGTTATGGGAGCTAAAGGAGCAAGTGAAATTATATTCAAAAAAGAAATTTCAAGCGCAAAAAATCCTTCAGAGAAACTAGCAGAAAAAGAAGCTGAATATGCCGAAAAATTTGCAAACCCTTATCGTGCAGCCCAACGTGGTTTTATAGACGAAGTAATTCTTCCTAAAAATACTAGAAGAAAATTAATTAAAACATTTACTATGCTAGAAAATAAAGAGGTTAACGTCCCAAAACGAAAACATGGAAATATTCCGATGTAA
- a CDS encoding multidrug effflux MFS transporter: MENIKKVKFEFVALMASLMSIVALSIDALLPALPEIGESLGATTASNNQLLITMIFLGIGFGQLIFGPISDSFGRKPIVYVGFLVFIIASLICVTTKNYEMMLFGRILQGIGLSSPRSLSTSMIRDEFSGDYMAKILSFVVMFFILVPVIAPMFGQFLIHLFNWQAIFYFNLLFGLAIMVWFWFRQPETLPKEKRLKFTSHLFINGAKEFFKYKEAVAFTLVSGFITGSFMVYLSTSQQIFQEQYNLVEMFPYIFASLAISIGFATFLNSQLVEKYGMMKIAYYSTLAYAFISILYVILFSSGQNPSIYTLISFLALQFFAVGFLFGNLRALAMQPLGHIAGIGAAINGFFSTVLAVPIAHFIGSFVKTSVLPLFIGFSVFGVLSVLIFIVLKRKTRLLEA; this comes from the coding sequence ATGGAAAACATCAAAAAGGTAAAATTTGAATTTGTGGCTTTAATGGCATCTTTAATGTCTATTGTGGCACTATCGATTGATGCATTATTACCAGCTTTACCAGAAATTGGAGAATCCTTAGGTGCAACAACCGCAAGTAACAATCAGCTTTTAATCACCATGATTTTTTTAGGAATAGGATTTGGCCAGCTTATTTTTGGTCCTATTTCCGATAGTTTTGGCAGAAAACCCATTGTTTATGTTGGTTTTCTAGTTTTCATTATTGCTAGTCTTATATGTGTAACCACCAAAAATTACGAAATGATGCTTTTTGGTCGTATACTCCAAGGCATCGGGCTTTCATCCCCAAGAAGTTTAAGCACCTCCATGATTCGTGATGAATTTAGTGGAGATTATATGGCTAAAATATTATCGTTTGTAGTCATGTTTTTTATTTTAGTTCCTGTTATAGCTCCTATGTTTGGGCAGTTTTTAATTCACCTTTTTAATTGGCAAGCTATATTTTATTTCAACCTCCTTTTTGGATTAGCTATTATGGTTTGGTTCTGGTTTCGCCAACCTGAAACGCTCCCAAAAGAAAAACGCTTAAAATTCACCTCGCATTTATTTATAAACGGAGCAAAAGAATTCTTTAAATATAAAGAAGCTGTAGCTTTTACTTTAGTTTCTGGTTTTATAACCGGATCTTTTATGGTGTATTTAAGTACCTCCCAACAAATTTTCCAAGAGCAATATAACTTAGTAGAAATGTTTCCATATATCTTTGCTAGTCTAGCAATTTCAATAGGTTTCGCTACTTTTCTAAACAGCCAATTAGTTGAAAAATATGGTATGATGAAAATTGCTTACTACTCTACGCTTGCGTATGCTTTTATTTCAATTTTGTACGTTATTTTATTTTCTTCTGGACAAAACCCTAGTATTTATACTTTAATTTCTTTTTTAGCATTGCAGTTTTTTGCGGTTGGTTTCTTGTTTGGAAATTTACGAGCATTAGCTATGCAACCACTTGGACATATTGCAGGAATTGGAGCAGCAATTAATGGGTTTTTCTCAACAGTTTTAGCTGTACCTATTGCACATTTTATTGGTAGTTTTGTAAAAACCTCAGTTTTACCTCTTTTTATAGGATTTTCTGTTTTTGGAGTATTATCTGTTCTTATTTTTATTGTTTTAAAACGAAAAACGAGATTGCTAGAGGCCTAA
- a CDS encoding M42 family metallopeptidase: MAKKSILNEKSMDFLEKYLNNAAPTGYEWEGQKIWMDYLKPYVDEFITDTYGTAVGVINPEAKYKVVIEGHADEISWYVNYISDDGLIYVIRNGGSDHQIAPSKIVNIHTKNGIVKGVFGWPAIHTRSKVKEEAPKPDNIFIDCGCKTKEEVEALGVHVGCVITYPDEFHILNGDKFVCRALDNRMGGFMIAEVARLLKENKKKLPFGLYITNSVQEEIGLRGAEMITQTIKPNVAIVTDVTHDTTTPMIEKKTQGDLQLGSGPVIAYAPAVQQKLRDLITETAEAKGIPFQRSALSRATGTDTDAFAYSNGGVASALISLPLRYMHTTVEMVHRDDVENVIKMIYETLLNIKDGETFSYFE, from the coding sequence ATGGCAAAGAAGAGTATACTTAACGAAAAGTCTATGGACTTTCTTGAAAAATATTTAAATAATGCAGCCCCAACTGGCTACGAATGGGAAGGTCAAAAAATCTGGATGGATTATTTAAAACCTTATGTTGATGAGTTTATTACAGATACCTATGGTACGGCTGTTGGCGTTATTAATCCAGAAGCAAAATACAAAGTTGTTATTGAAGGACATGCCGATGAAATTTCGTGGTATGTTAATTATATTTCGGACGACGGATTAATTTACGTAATTAGAAACGGAGGTAGTGATCACCAAATTGCACCGAGTAAAATTGTAAATATTCATACAAAAAATGGTATTGTAAAAGGTGTTTTTGGTTGGCCAGCAATACACACACGTAGCAAGGTAAAGGAAGAAGCACCTAAACCTGACAATATTTTTATAGATTGTGGCTGCAAAACTAAAGAAGAAGTGGAAGCTCTTGGTGTTCATGTTGGTTGTGTAATTACATATCCAGATGAATTTCATATTCTAAATGGCGATAAATTTGTTTGTCGTGCATTAGATAACCGTATGGGTGGTTTTATGATTGCTGAAGTTGCACGTTTATTAAAAGAAAACAAAAAGAAATTACCTTTTGGACTTTATATTACCAACTCGGTACAAGAAGAAATTGGTTTACGTGGTGCCGAAATGATAACTCAAACCATTAAACCGAATGTGGCTATTGTTACCGATGTAACGCACGATACAACCACACCAATGATTGAAAAGAAAACACAAGGCGATTTACAACTTGGTAGTGGACCTGTAATTGCTTATGCTCCTGCTGTACAACAAAAATTACGCGATTTAATTACAGAAACAGCCGAAGCTAAAGGGATTCCTTTTCAACGCTCTGCGCTTTCTAGAGCAACAGGAACAGATACAGATGCTTTTGCTTATAGCAATGGCGGCGTAGCTTCTGCTCTAATTTCTTTACCACTCCGTTACATGCATACTACAGTAGAAATGGTACACAGAGATGATGTTGAAAATGTTATTAAAATGATTTACGAAACGCTATTAAACATCAAAGATGGCGAAACATTTAGTTATTTTGAATAA
- the accC gene encoding acetyl-CoA carboxylase biotin carboxylase subunit: MKKILIANRGEIAIRVMETAQKMGIKTVAVFSTVDRNAPHVKFADEAVCIGEPPSNQSYLRADKIIEVAKNLNVDAIHPGYGFLSENAAFAEACEANNIIFIGPKSKALKIMGSKLSAKEAVKQYNIPMVPGIDEAITDVKKAISIAKKIGFPILIKASAGGGGKGMRVVEKEADLESQMNRAISEATSAFGDGSVFIEKYVNSPRHIEIQILADSHGTILHLFERECNIQRRHQKVIEEAPSCVLTPELREEMGEAAIRVAKSCDYLGAGTVEFLLDENNNFYFLEMNTRLQVEHPVTELISGVDLVELQIKIAQGEALQLKQADLKINGHAIELRVYAEDSLNNFLPSVGNLEVYKLPEGENIRVDNGFEQGMDIPIYYDPMLAKLITYGKTREEAIQFMLKAIDGFQIEGVQTTLNFGKFVCNHEAFKSGNFDTHFIKNYYNPEAIKAESETEAKIAALIAVKQYLEDQKLLRLPIR, encoded by the coding sequence ATGAAAAAAATATTAATTGCAAATCGAGGTGAAATAGCCATTCGTGTCATGGAAACAGCACAAAAAATGGGAATAAAAACTGTTGCGGTGTTTTCTACCGTAGACAGAAACGCTCCACATGTAAAATTTGCAGACGAAGCTGTTTGTATTGGAGAACCTCCATCTAACCAATCCTATTTACGAGCAGACAAAATTATAGAAGTCGCGAAAAATTTAAATGTAGATGCCATACATCCAGGTTATGGTTTTTTAAGTGAAAATGCCGCTTTCGCGGAAGCTTGCGAAGCTAATAACATTATTTTTATTGGTCCAAAATCTAAAGCCTTAAAAATAATGGGGAGTAAATTATCTGCTAAAGAAGCAGTAAAACAATATAACATCCCCATGGTTCCCGGAATTGATGAAGCTATTACAGATGTTAAGAAAGCAATAAGCATTGCAAAAAAAATAGGCTTTCCCATTTTAATAAAAGCTTCGGCAGGCGGCGGTGGAAAAGGCATGCGTGTTGTTGAAAAAGAAGCAGATTTGGAATCACAAATGAATCGCGCTATTAGCGAGGCTACATCGGCCTTTGGTGACGGTTCCGTTTTTATTGAAAAGTATGTAAATTCTCCTAGGCATATTGAAATTCAGATTTTAGCAGATAGCCACGGAACTATTTTACACCTTTTTGAAAGAGAATGTAATATACAACGGCGCCATCAAAAAGTAATTGAAGAAGCACCTTCGTGTGTTTTAACTCCAGAGCTTCGTGAAGAAATGGGAGAAGCAGCCATAAGAGTAGCTAAATCCTGTGATTATTTAGGAGCAGGAACCGTGGAGTTTTTATTAGATGAAAATAATAATTTCTATTTCCTAGAAATGAATACACGCTTACAAGTAGAACACCCTGTTACAGAGCTCATTTCTGGAGTCGATTTAGTAGAGCTTCAAATAAAAATAGCACAAGGTGAAGCACTTCAACTAAAACAAGCCGATTTAAAAATTAACGGTCATGCTATAGAGTTGAGAGTTTATGCCGAAGATTCTTTAAATAATTTTCTACCAAGTGTTGGTAATTTAGAAGTTTACAAACTCCCCGAAGGCGAAAATATTAGAGTAGATAATGGCTTCGAGCAAGGCATGGATATCCCAATTTATTACGACCCTATGCTAGCTAAATTAATCACCTACGGAAAAACAAGAGAAGAAGCCATTCAATTTATGTTGAAAGCTATTGATGGTTTTCAGATTGAAGGTGTACAAACCACATTAAATTTCGGAAAATTTGTATGCAATCATGAGGCTTTTAAATCTGGGAATTTCGATACGCATTTTATAAAAAATTATTACAACCCGGAAGCCATAAAAGCAGAATCGGAAACGGAAGCTAAAATAGCAGCACTAATTGCCGTTAAACAATATTTAGAAGACCAAAAGCTATTAAGATTACCTATTCGATAA
- a CDS encoding PrsW family intramembrane metalloprotease — protein MALLLSAIVPVFLVILYIYIKDKHEKEPKRLMLIAFLLGAIISIIITSLMYYVFDWVLPLNDHTSVIQQFIKAFFVVGLTEEFSKYIIVRYFAQTRKAFNEPFDGIVYAVMVSMGFAATENIVYVLESGFETAFLRAITAIPAHATFGVLMGYFMGKAKFSNNKVVLNLSGLLLAIIFHGAYDFFLFIESIPGIWIGAFVSLFIGILLSRKAIIKHQENSHFKNQ, from the coding sequence ATGGCATTACTCCTATCTGCAATTGTACCCGTTTTTCTAGTTATTCTTTACATTTACATCAAGGATAAACACGAAAAAGAACCAAAACGATTAATGCTTATTGCATTTCTTTTAGGCGCTATAATTAGTATCATTATCACCTCATTAATGTATTATGTTTTCGATTGGGTTTTACCTTTAAACGACCATACGAGCGTAATACAGCAGTTTATAAAAGCCTTTTTTGTTGTTGGTTTAACCGAAGAATTTAGTAAATATATTATTGTCCGTTATTTTGCTCAAACTAGAAAAGCATTTAACGAACCTTTCGACGGTATCGTTTACGCCGTAATGGTTTCTATGGGTTTCGCCGCTACAGAAAACATAGTCTACGTTTTAGAAAGTGGTTTTGAAACTGCATTTTTACGTGCCATTACTGCTATTCCTGCACATGCAACTTTCGGAGTCCTCATGGGATATTTTATGGGAAAAGCAAAATTTTCAAATAACAAAGTAGTTTTAAATCTATCAGGTTTATTATTAGCTATTATTTTTCATGGTGCTTACGATTTCTTTTTGTTTATCGAGTCTATACCCGGAATTTGGATAGGAGCTTTCGTATCTCTATTCATTGGTATTTTACTTTCTAGAAAAGCGATAATCAAGCACCAAGAAAACTCTCATTTTAAAAACCAATAG
- a CDS encoding DEAD/DEAH box helicase: protein MSFKKLIEPLKDTLKNKGIETPLPLQKKILSRIKGGSSLYVYGPEGSGKTSSIIISVVQKLKNAHEDAPRALIFVKDKQTALDLELEFKSYTRGTDLRIYCAYDEKNIDDQRDEIYYGTDIIIATPKRLNRLFYLNAVNLNRLQMCIIDDAEFLFRNNNLAEVTRTPESIGKCQYLVFAKKSDERYERWQDTFMYNADVVKV from the coding sequence ATGTCATTTAAAAAATTAATTGAGCCATTAAAAGATACGCTTAAAAACAAAGGAATTGAAACGCCTTTACCACTTCAAAAGAAAATTTTATCTAGAATAAAAGGTGGTTCAAGCTTGTATGTTTATGGGCCAGAAGGTTCTGGGAAAACATCGAGTATCATAATAAGTGTTGTTCAGAAATTGAAAAATGCTCACGAAGATGCGCCAAGAGCCTTGATTTTTGTAAAAGACAAGCAAACGGCATTAGATTTGGAATTAGAATTTAAGAGCTATACACGCGGTACGGACTTACGAATTTATTGCGCTTACGATGAAAAAAATATTGATGACCAACGTGATGAAATTTATTATGGTACCGATATTATAATTGCGACTCCAAAACGATTAAATAGACTGTTTTATTTAAATGCGGTTAATTTAAATAGACTTCAAATGTGTATTATAGATGATGCTGAATTTTTATTTAGAAATAATAATTTAGCAGAAGTTACCCGAACTCCCGAAAGTATTGGTAAATGCCAATATTTGGTGTTTGCTAAGAAATCTGATGAGCGTTATGAACGCTGGCAAGATACTTTTATGTATAATGCAGATGTTGTTAAAGTTTAA
- a CDS encoding NUDIX hydrolase, giving the protein MDEYIDIVTDTGEPTGKVALKSEAHKNGWFHNTIHLWLFTATGEILLQQRSHRKAIYPLLWDVSAAGHIDAGESFETAAIRETHEELGLLLEPENLIKIGVNKHKTAYMNDTILDNEFHHVFIAELKVDITELTAQEEEVEDLKLVTFAQFKSLLKDSNNNHFVKSNKTYYEFVLDKIRAIVL; this is encoded by the coding sequence ATGGACGAATATATTGATATAGTAACCGACACTGGAGAGCCTACAGGAAAAGTTGCTTTAAAATCTGAAGCTCATAAAAACGGTTGGTTTCACAACACCATTCATCTTTGGTTATTTACAGCTACCGGAGAAATTCTATTGCAACAACGCTCTCACAGAAAAGCAATCTACCCCTTACTTTGGGATGTATCTGCCGCTGGCCATATTGATGCTGGAGAATCTTTTGAAACTGCTGCCATTAGAGAAACTCATGAAGAGTTAGGTTTATTACTCGAGCCTGAAAATTTAATTAAGATAGGCGTAAATAAGCATAAAACGGCTTATATGAATGATACTATTTTAGATAATGAATTCCACCATGTTTTTATTGCTGAATTAAAAGTAGACATCACGGAACTCACTGCACAAGAAGAGGAAGTTGAAGATTTAAAACTAGTTACTTTCGCTCAATTTAAATCACTTCTAAAGGATAGTAATAACAATCATTTTGTAAAATCGAACAAAACATATTACGAGTTTGTTCTCGATAAAATAAGGGCTATTGTTTTATAA